DNA sequence from the Lycium barbarum isolate Lr01 chromosome 5, ASM1917538v2, whole genome shotgun sequence genome:
ctccagatTTTAAGTGCATGAATCACGGCTGCTAACTCTAAGtcgtgagttgggtagttcttttcgtgCTTCCTAAGCTGTCTAGAAGCGTAAGCAATCATCTtgtcgtgctgcattaatacataaCCCAATCCGACCcttaaagcatcacaatagacggCATAACCTTCGGATCCCTCTGGAAGcgccagaactggtgctgaagtcaatctatccttcaattcttgaaaaATCCACttgcaagcatcattccattggaacttagctgtcTTTTGAGTTAACTTCATCAATGGGGTAGAAAgagaagaaaagccctctacaaaccttctataatatcctgctaaaccTAGAAAATTACGAACCTCTGTCGGCATCATAGGtcgaggccaagtcttcacaacctatATCTTCTGAATATCCAATTTGATGccctcatctgaaataatatgccctaggAAAGACACAGagtttagccaaaattcacattttgggAATTTCGCATACAGCTTCTAGTCCTGAAGAACTGAGTACCATACGCAAATGATCTATATGCTCAGTCTCtgatcgagaataaaccagaatatcatctataaacacaatcacgaacaggtctaggaagggtctgaatacacgattcatcagatccataaatacaaCTGGAGCATTAGGcaacccgaaagacatgacaaagaactcgaaatgaccatatctagtccaAAAtgttgtctttggaatgtcttttCCTCTAATCCTGACCTGGTGATAAatcgacctcaaatctatcttcaagAAATATCTAGCActctgcagttgatcaaataaatcatctatcctcggaagtggatacttattcttaatcgtcaccttgttcaactgtctgtaGGCGATACACATCCATAGTGAACCAcccttctttcttacgaataatATTGGGGCTCCCCACAGTGACATactaggtctgataaagcccttctctaatagatctttcaactccttcaactcagcaggggccatcctataaggagggatagatatcgGTTGAGTACCGGGTAGTACATctatagcgaagtcaatttctcgctATGGtaggaggcctggaagctcgtctaaGAACaaatctgggaactcattaactacaggaaTTGACTGAAGAGTTTGTGGTTCTGCTTCTGTATTCTAAACTCGAACTATATGATAGATACAGCCTTTCAAAATCATCTTCTtcaccttgagataggaaatgaaTCTACCTCTCAGTGAAGCCGTATTgcctttccattccaaaactggttcccCGGGGAAGTGGAACGTGACAGTCTCTGTCTAACACCCTACATTAGCATAAACAGAAGCTAAACAATCCATCCCCATGATGATGTCAAAGTCGACCATCTGCAACTCTATAAGATCTGCTATGGTCTGACGATCACAGACAACTACAGAACAACCACGATAAATCTTCCTAGCAGTAACAGGTTCACCAATAAGTGTAGACACAGAAAATGGTTCATTTAACAATTCTGGCGCTATACTGCATATTTCTGCAATAAGTGGAGTGACATAGGATAAATTGgaccccggatctatcaacgcgtAAACGTTATATGAACAGACTATCAAtatacctgtcacaacatcttGTGAGGACTCCAAGTCCTGACGACCTGCcaaagcgtagatgcggttctgagccccacctgcaccagaagctCCTCTCCTACCTCTGCCTCTTCCCGCTGAAGACTGAGGCCCGTGCCCAGAAAGACGCATAGAGGCTGATGACCCCGCTATAGAACCTGTCGGCTACGCCATATCAGTAGGTCTCCCTTATGGGAAGTCCCTCTTGAAatgatctgggctgccacaagtataacaagccctTGACCCATACTGACATCGCCCATGGTGCGCTCTACCACAATTACCACACTACTATGGCAGTGATCTAGCCTATCCCGGACCCCTCTGCTGTTGTGACCTGGGCGTACGGGAACTCTTATCTAGTCCAGAGAGAATATAATACCCTGATCTGTATCCCTGGGACTGAGCTGATGGTGGCCTAAATGTCCTACCCTGGTAATGGGGTCCGAAACTCCCCCTGTTATCACCCTGCTGACCAACCGTCCTAGCCCTCTTATGATGCTCTCTCTCTATCCTCTCAGTCACCTGCTGCTGACGTCTAAGATCCTCGCAGTTCTGTGTGAATGCCAGGATACGAGAAAGGTCCATATTATCATTCACTGCCACAGTGGTACAAGCCTCAACATAATCGGGGTGCGAACCTGCTATGAACCTGTGAATCCTGGCCCTcgatgaatcaaagaaggatggAGCATACCAAGGATTCAAATCGGAGGCAATAATCTCAAACGCCAGAACTACCTTGCTGGACAGTTAACAACTGATCTAACCTCGCCTCTCTTATTTCCAACGGTAAATAACGATCAAGAAAGGCCTCTAAAAACTCAGACCAACATGCTGGAGGTGCCTCAGGACCTCTGCCATACTCCTACCTCTCATACCATAAGATCGCTATATCACGAAGCCTGAAAGCTGCTAACTCTACTGCCTCGGTCTCGGTAGCATACATGACCTAGAAAATATGTTGAAGCTTATCAACGAAGTTCTTCGAATTCTCGTCCTTCTTAACCCCTGAGTGCTCTGGATGGTCAAGTGCTAAAAACTCACGAACCCTTAAACTGTGGGACCCATCAGTGCTCACTGCTCCAGCAGGTGCTCTCGGCTGTCTCTGCGTTGTCACAATCTGGGTCAATAAGTGCACCGCTCTCCTGAGATCCTGGTCTGTCTGTGCGGGAAGGGGTACTGGAGTTGCTGCCTTCCTCGAGGCTTCTCGGGCGGTGGAGTCATCGATGATCGCTGGGGTAGAGTCTCACCCTAGCCATCAGACTGGGCCTCGGCCGCCGAGTGTGCCCTACTATTCCCCTCGCCGGCTGCCAAATTGCCTCTCTGGCAAGCTACAGCCTTCCTGGTCACCGGCATAGCTGTGTACAAATATGGAAGGGTAAGTTTTACTCAaatctcctatgacttggctctacaacacgatttagatctgaaagaaaggtaaccaaatgccttgtagcttcctgtttatatgatgtggtgcacaacacatctataaacaagactctactagacatgacttTTAGACTCCCTAgaacagacctgctctgatacaagGTTTGTCACGCCCAAATTCCGGAGCGGCGTGACCGGCACCCGAAGCCACAccaggcccgagcgaaccactctataTATGAAACTCTGGGGGATTAATTTCTAACTTAAACCGATAAGGCCTACCTACacacaaacaataccaacaaacccCAATCTAGGTATAGATATGTAGATACTgactatctcgtctgaactgggcacacacacccaaaatatacatacaactgagaaagccaacgaggctatcacacagacacactatatacaggactcctctacaagcctctaggaatGTGCGACTATACCATGCAATCTGTAATCAAAAGGAAGAGACTCCAAAGACCTCGCAACTCTGAACAAAAGGGGAACTCACAAATCAGCGGATATCAGGTACTGCTTACTGGGGAGGCCTATCAGCCTAacgatctgtacctgcaggcatgaatgcagcgccccccgcaaaagggacgtcaatatgaacaatgtaccgagtatgtaaggcaatggaATGACTGAAACTAAACGAAAAACAAtataatctggaggccaaagaattctCAGAATTTCCCTCTGATCTGTCTCAATGAAATGCAATACCATGCTAtcatatgtctcactgaccaagtggccaagataaataaaagtctcactgacccgtcggccaggcaattctgtctcactgaccaagttgCCAGGCTAAATAAAAGTCTCACTGACCAAGCGGTCAGGCTAAATAAAAGTCTCACTGACCAAGCAGCTAggataaataaaatatatgcatATCATGTATATGCAAAACAATACCGATactgtaacatatctcttttgtCTCTCTATGAACTCTAGGACATAGGAAGGGAATATAGTCCCGCAGAAAGAATAACAATCACTCGGAAATCATgtaacaatatgacaagctctacttagGCAATTTCTTGTCACAAGGTTATTGCGCTCTTAccttatatggaatcatgccaagaaaataaGGAACAACCTTAGCATACCTATTtgatctcctactacttaacgcttatcctcccaagctcgtaaatctacattcaagagcaTTCATACTATAGTTAGGCTTATTGACATATGCCTATGCCTATCTTAAGTCTTTAAATTAGActtctttagaatctgccgaaattcgagcaacatctcccctgtttatatccctagtccgaaatcacaataccaacatccaacacaacaacaacaactctaacgccaacaacatcatcatccatgccaaaatattccataaaaacatcccacatgatgtttatccAATATCTCAACCTCAATTTCGTTAAATGGTTATTAAATAGCTCTACCTTCGTAAATAAatctaaatcaatattaataagggAGGATTCATACATTACTCCCACTAGAACcgaaatatcttcaatattcaccttgaattctagccaagattcaccgcaatacaatattataatcgcaactatacactGTCTGAACCTGAATCcagagattatacttaattcacattaaaatttgatgattggaagttgggggaaatttccagaatattttggaagtttagaggggtgtttggatgaaaaatgagggggtaaGTCCCCTTTTATAGTGTTCTAGagtcgggttgcaccgacctatAATTTG
Encoded proteins:
- the LOC132639598 gene encoding uncharacterized protein LOC132639598; protein product: MPTEVRNFLGLAGYYRRFVEGFSSLSTPLMKLTQKTAKFQWNDACKWIFQELKDRLTSAPVLALPEGSEGYGDPDLKWEVVNIDFISGLPRSQRRFNSIWVIVDRLTKSANFLPVRTTYSTEDYAKLYIKEIV